In Oryza glaberrima chromosome 8, OglaRS2, whole genome shotgun sequence, the following are encoded in one genomic region:
- the LOC127782091 gene encoding BTB/POZ and MATH domain-containing protein 2-like — translation MDSSTNPSPLMWFDNTTHNLLRAVDCYGLERLKAICETKLCLDIDVKSVMVILLLADQHQCDMLKQACFSFIANPNTLETVTGTPEYHQFKSLYPILLIEVLENACILRK, via the coding sequence ATGGATTCGTCGACGAACCCTAGCCCATTGATGTGGTTTGATAACACAACTCATAACTTGCTTCGTGCTGTTGACTGTTATGGGCTGGAAAGGCTGAAGGCCATCTGCGAGACGAAGCTTTGCCTGGATATTGATGTGAAGAGCGTGATGGTTATATTGCTTCTCGCTGATCAGCACCAGTGCGACATGCTCAAACAGGCATGCTTCTCCTTCATTGCCAATCCGAACACACTGGAAACGGTGACTGGAACACCAGAGTATCATCAGTTTAAGAGTTTATACCCAATTCTACTAATCGAGGTTCTGGAGAATGCTTGCATACTTCGCAAATGA